A DNA window from Camelina sativa cultivar DH55 chromosome 17, Cs, whole genome shotgun sequence contains the following coding sequences:
- the LOC104758187 gene encoding probable indole-3-pyruvate monooxygenase YUCCA10, producing METVVVIVGAGPAGLATSVCLNQHSVPNVILEKEDIYASLWKKRAYDRLKLHLAKEFCELPFMPHGRDVPTFMPKDLFVNYLDAYVARFDIKPRYNRTVKLSTFDESNNKWRVEAENTVTGETEVYWSEFLVVATGENGDGNIPMVNGIDTFPGEIVHSSGYKSGRDFNGKNVLVVGGGNSGMEISFDLCNFGANTTVLIRTPRHVVTKEVIHLGMSFLKYVPVTMVDTMVTTISNLVYGDLSKYGLLRPKQGPFATKLFTGKAPVIDVGTVQKIREGEIKVINGGIGSIKGKTLTFENGHEQDFDAIVFATGYKSSVCSWLQDYEYVMKKDGFPKAPMPKHWKGEKNLYCAGFSRKGIAGAAEDAVSVADDISSVLAAIKN from the exons ATGGAAACCGTCGTGGTGATTGTTGGGGCTGGACCAGCCGGTTTGGCAACATCGGTTTGTCTAAACCAACACTCAGTCCCAAACGTGATTCTCGAGAAAGAAGACATCTATGCATCGCTTTGGAAGAAACGAGCCTACGATCGTCTCAAACTTCACTTAGCCAAAGAGTTTTGTGAGCTGCCTTTCATGCCACACGGCCGCGATGTTCCAACCTTTATGCCCAAAGATCTTTTCGTCAACTACCTTGACGCGTATGTTGCCCGTTTCGACATAAAGCCTAGGTACAACCGTACCGTGAAGCTCTCAACATTCGATGAGTCCAACAACAAGTGGAGGGTCGAGGCGGAAAACACGGTGACCGGAGAGACCGAGGTGTATTGGTCGGAGTTTTTGGTGGTTGCGACCGGGGAGAACGGAGATGGGAACATTCCCATGGTGAATGGGATTGATACTTTCCCCGGCGAGATTGTGCATTCGAGTGGGTACAAGTCCGGTCGTGACTTCAACGGCAAAAATGTTCTTGTGGTCGGTGGTGGAAACTCCGGTATGGAGATTAGTTTTGATCTTTGCAACTTCGGAGCAAATACGACCGTTCTCATTAGAACTCCG AGACACGTGGTGACTAAAGAAGTGATACACTTGGGGATGTCATTTCTGAAGTATGTTCCGGTGACGATGGTCGACACAATGGTGACGACTATATCGAATCTTGTGTACGGAGATCTCTCCAAGTACGGACTCTTGCGACCAAAACAAGGTCCTTTCGCAACTAAACTCTTTACCGGAAAAGCTCctgttattgatgttggaacTGTCCAAAAGATCCGCGAAGGCGAGATTAAG GTTATCAATGGTGGGATTGGAAGCATCAAAGGCAAGACCTTAACGTTCGAAAATGGACATGAACAAGATTTTGATGCAATTGTGTTTGCGACTGGTTACAAAAGCTCGGTCTGCAGTTGGTTACAG GACTATGAGTACGTGATGAAGAAGGATGGATTCCCCAAAGCACCCATGCCGAAGCATTGGAAAGGAGAGAAGAATCTTTACTGTGCTGGATTTTCAAGAAAAGGAATTGCCGGAGCCGCCGAGGATGCTGTGTCTGTCGCCGACGACATCAGCTCGGTCTTGGCTGCCATCAAAAACTGA